Proteins co-encoded in one Bradyrhizobium sp. 170 genomic window:
- the kynU gene encoding kynureninase translates to MTDFTRTKSRFAIPDGMIYLDGNSLGPLPVAAADRVGRMISEEWGKHLIKGWNVAGWMTQPRRVGNRIGRLIGAADGTVVVGDTLSIKVYQALASALELNPSRRVILSDTGNFPSDLYIANGLLESLDRGYELKVVAPEDVEAAIDETIAVLMLTEVDYRTGRLHDMRALTRRAHAAGALTVWDLAHSAGAIPVDLSGTEADFAVGCTYKYLNAGPGAPAFIYVAPKHADTARPALSGWMGHHAPFAFDLDYRAGPGIERMRVGTPPIIAMAALDAALDVWDGVSMTDVRRASIALADLFIREVEGRCSELTLASPRDGKQRGSQVSFRHPDGYAIMQALIARDVIGDFRAPDMMRFGFTPLYIGEAEVRAAVEIIADVLTNRRWDTADYRKKALVT, encoded by the coding sequence ATGACCGATTTCACGCGAACAAAATCCCGGTTCGCCATCCCGGATGGCATGATCTATCTGGACGGCAATTCGCTCGGTCCCCTGCCCGTTGCAGCCGCCGATCGCGTCGGCCGCATGATATCGGAGGAATGGGGCAAGCACCTCATCAAGGGCTGGAACGTCGCCGGGTGGATGACGCAGCCGCGCCGTGTCGGGAACCGCATCGGCCGGTTGATCGGCGCTGCCGACGGCACGGTGGTCGTGGGCGATACGCTGTCCATCAAAGTCTACCAGGCGCTGGCCTCCGCGCTCGAACTCAATCCGTCGCGGCGCGTGATCCTGTCGGACACCGGCAACTTTCCTTCCGATCTCTACATCGCCAACGGTCTGCTTGAATCGCTCGACCGTGGCTACGAGTTGAAGGTCGTGGCTCCCGAAGACGTCGAAGCCGCCATCGACGAAACGATCGCGGTGCTGATGCTGACCGAAGTCGACTATCGCACTGGCCGGCTGCACGACATGCGCGCACTGACGCGCAGGGCGCATGCCGCCGGCGCGTTGACGGTCTGGGATCTGGCGCATTCCGCGGGCGCGATTCCGGTCGACCTGTCAGGCACCGAAGCCGATTTCGCAGTCGGCTGCACCTACAAATATCTCAATGCCGGTCCTGGCGCGCCGGCCTTCATCTATGTAGCGCCGAAGCACGCCGATACGGCGCGGCCGGCGCTCTCCGGTTGGATGGGTCATCACGCGCCCTTTGCCTTTGACCTCGACTATCGGGCCGGGCCGGGCATTGAGCGAATGCGGGTCGGTACGCCCCCGATCATTGCGATGGCCGCGCTCGATGCCGCCCTCGACGTCTGGGACGGCGTCAGCATGACCGACGTGCGCCGTGCATCGATCGCGCTCGCCGACCTGTTCATCCGCGAAGTCGAAGGACGTTGTTCCGAACTGACGCTGGCTTCGCCGCGGGACGGAAAGCAGCGCGGCAGCCAGGTTTCGTTTCGTCACCCGGATGGCTACGCGATCATGCAGGCGCTGATCGCGCGCGACGTGATAGGCGACTTCCGCGCGCCGGACATGATGCGCTTCG
- a CDS encoding alpha/beta hydrolase, translated as MIFHQIYDWNDAYANAPNIPGGERWPAAWVQPAQAYRDALQGSGRATLDISYGERARNRFDLFGPEGRPKGLVVFVHGGFWKALDKSFWSHLARGSVESGYAVAMPSYTLCPTVRISEITREIAAAVERAAAMVEGPLFLTGHSAGGHLVTRMISATSPLPDDVRARIRHTVSISGVHDLRPLMKAAMNTDLRIDEAEALVESPALLEPMPNARVTCWVGSAERPEFVRQNALLANIWTGLGAKTCMIEEPGRHHFDVIDGLADPDHQLTRTLLSP; from the coding sequence GTGATTTTTCATCAGATTTACGACTGGAACGACGCCTATGCGAATGCTCCGAACATTCCAGGCGGCGAACGCTGGCCGGCGGCGTGGGTGCAACCCGCGCAGGCCTATCGCGATGCACTTCAAGGCAGCGGCCGCGCGACGCTCGATATCAGCTATGGCGAGCGCGCACGAAACCGCTTCGATCTCTTTGGACCGGAAGGCCGGCCAAAGGGCCTGGTCGTCTTCGTCCATGGCGGATTCTGGAAGGCGCTTGACAAGAGCTTTTGGTCGCATCTCGCGCGCGGATCGGTTGAAAGCGGCTATGCGGTGGCGATGCCCTCTTACACGCTGTGCCCGACTGTGCGCATCTCCGAGATCACGCGCGAAATTGCCGCGGCCGTCGAGCGCGCCGCCGCGATGGTCGAAGGCCCGCTTTTTCTGACCGGCCATTCCGCCGGCGGGCATCTGGTGACACGCATGATTTCGGCGACGTCGCCGCTCCCGGACGATGTCCGGGCGCGCATCCGCCACACCGTCTCCATTTCCGGCGTTCATGACCTTCGTCCGCTGATGAAGGCCGCCATGAATACGGACCTTCGGATCGACGAGGCCGAGGCGCTCGTGGAAAGCCCCGCATTGCTGGAGCCGATGCCGAATGCACGCGTGACATGCTGGGTGGGCAGCGCCGAGCGCCCGGAATTCGTCCGCCAGAACGCGCTCCTCGCCAACATCTGGACCGGGCTCGGCGCGAAAACCTGCATGATCGAAGAACCCGGCCGGCATCATTTCGATGTCATCGACGGGCTCGCCGATCCCGATCACCAACTCACCAGGACGTTGTTGTCTCCGTAG
- a CDS encoding mannitol dehydrogenase family protein has product MSSETAKNPPSGPKNGDLRLSDANLDGLPGHVRRPAYDRSHVTPGIVHLGIGAFHRAHQAAVIDDLLASGATDWGIVGASLRSSETRDALAPQDCLYTLAVRSGAGTDHRIIGSVLACEVANEKPAPLIARLTDPATRIVSLTVTEKGYCHTPQTGDLDEHHPDIVHDLQNPGTPRSAIGFLVAALARRRIAGAAPFTVLSCDNLSANGHTVGRIVTQFAALRSRNLAKWIEAEVAFPSTMVDRIVPETTELDRAEVSSALGMTDAWPVVTEPFTQWIVEDRFPAGRPDFAAAGVQMVSDVTPFEHMKLRLLNASHSALAYLGYLAGHETIASTMTDHRFATLAQQVMHDAAPTLAMPEGTDIAAYSASLLQRFSNAALHHRTWQIAMDGSQKLPQRLLATMQDRLRLGLSIDTHALAVAGWMRYVTAKDEQGRAIDVRDPLARELADIAERAGPYAERLAPALLEVHSIFGNLGSDPRMRSAVTEALLKLYALGARQTVQTFQPA; this is encoded by the coding sequence ATGTCAAGCGAGACGGCGAAAAACCCGCCTTCCGGCCCGAAAAATGGCGATTTGCGCCTGTCCGACGCCAACCTCGACGGGCTTCCCGGCCATGTCAGGCGCCCGGCCTATGACCGCTCGCACGTCACACCGGGCATCGTTCATCTCGGAATTGGCGCGTTCCACCGGGCACACCAGGCAGCGGTGATCGACGACCTCCTTGCAAGTGGCGCCACGGATTGGGGAATCGTCGGGGCCAGCCTGCGCAGTTCGGAAACGCGCGATGCCCTCGCCCCGCAGGACTGCCTCTACACCCTCGCCGTCCGCTCCGGCGCAGGCACCGACCACCGCATCATCGGCTCGGTTCTCGCATGCGAAGTCGCCAACGAGAAACCCGCCCCGTTGATCGCGCGCCTCACTGACCCGGCCACGCGCATCGTCTCGCTGACGGTCACCGAGAAGGGCTACTGTCACACGCCGCAAACCGGCGATCTCGACGAGCATCATCCCGACATCGTTCATGACCTGCAGAATCCGGGCACCCCGCGCTCGGCCATCGGATTCCTGGTGGCTGCGCTGGCGCGCCGGCGGATTGCAGGCGCAGCCCCCTTCACCGTTCTGTCGTGCGACAATCTCTCCGCCAACGGCCATACCGTCGGCCGCATCGTGACGCAGTTCGCCGCCTTGCGATCGCGCAACCTCGCCAAATGGATCGAAGCCGAGGTCGCCTTCCCTTCGACCATGGTGGACCGGATCGTGCCGGAGACCACCGAGCTCGACCGGGCCGAGGTTTCCTCCGCGCTCGGCATGACCGACGCGTGGCCGGTGGTGACGGAGCCATTCACGCAATGGATCGTTGAAGATCGCTTTCCGGCAGGACGGCCGGATTTCGCGGCCGCAGGCGTGCAAATGGTCTCGGATGTGACGCCGTTCGAGCATATGAAACTGCGGCTGCTCAACGCCAGCCACTCGGCGCTGGCCTATCTCGGCTATCTCGCCGGCCATGAGACCATCGCTTCCACCATGACCGACCATCGCTTTGCGACGCTTGCCCAGCAGGTGATGCACGACGCGGCGCCGACGCTGGCGATGCCTGAAGGCACCGATATTGCGGCCTACAGCGCATCGCTCCTGCAGCGCTTTTCCAATGCCGCTCTGCATCACCGTACCTGGCAGATCGCGATGGATGGCTCGCAGAAACTGCCGCAGCGGCTGCTCGCCACCATGCAGGATCGGTTGCGGCTGGGCCTCTCGATTGACACGCATGCGCTCGCGGTAGCGGGCTGGATGCGTTACGTCACCGCAAAGGACGAACAGGGACGCGCCATCGACGTGCGCGATCCGCTAGCCAGGGAACTGGCCGATATCGCCGAGCGCGCCGGCCCCTACGCGGAGCGACTTGCTCCCGCGCTGCTGGAGGTGCACTCGATTTTCGGCAACCTCGGCAGCGATCCTCGCATGCGCAGCGCCGTCACCGAGGCGCTCTTAAAACTCTATGCCCTGGGTGCACGACAGACGGTGCAGACGTTTCAGCCAGCATGA
- a CDS encoding FadR/GntR family transcriptional regulator: MPLEAVEARRLYRQVADQLRALIDSGEYRVGSRLPTERDLAEQLKVSRPTVREALIALEVEGRVRIRVGSGIYVSEPAALAQPLPAAAEIEGPFELLRAREFLEGAIAEQAARVATPEDIARIDASLEAMATVQHPGEASMIHDRAFHVAVAGCLDNAVLVRVVGELFDQRLNPYFAKLAHYFENPQSWGAALAEHRAIRDAIATHDPDTARVTMREHLARSQARFAQNFGTEASSASRVRARSG; this comes from the coding sequence GTGCCGCTCGAAGCCGTGGAAGCGCGACGTCTATATCGCCAGGTTGCCGATCAGCTCCGCGCCTTGATCGACAGCGGCGAATACCGCGTGGGCAGCCGTCTTCCGACCGAACGCGATCTTGCCGAACAATTGAAGGTATCGCGGCCGACGGTGCGCGAGGCGCTGATCGCCCTGGAAGTTGAGGGCCGGGTTCGGATCCGCGTCGGCTCTGGAATTTATGTCAGCGAACCGGCGGCGCTTGCACAGCCCTTGCCGGCGGCCGCCGAGATCGAGGGCCCGTTCGAGCTGCTGCGCGCGCGCGAATTCCTCGAAGGCGCCATCGCCGAACAGGCCGCGCGGGTGGCGACACCTGAGGACATCGCGCGCATCGACGCTTCGCTGGAGGCGATGGCCACCGTGCAGCATCCCGGCGAAGCCTCGATGATCCATGACCGCGCGTTTCATGTCGCTGTAGCCGGATGTCTCGACAACGCCGTGCTGGTCCGTGTGGTCGGCGAGTTGTTCGACCAGCGGCTCAATCCCTACTTCGCCAAGCTCGCGCACTACTTCGAGAATCCGCAATCCTGGGGCGCGGCGCTGGCCGAGCACCGTGCGATCCGCGATGCCATCGCCACACATGATCCGGACACGGCCCGCGTGACGATGCGCGAACACCTGGCGCGTTCGCAGGCTCGCTTTGCGCAAAATTTCGGGACGGAGGCGTCGTCCGCCTCCCGTGTCCGCGCAAGGAGCGGCTGA
- a CDS encoding sialic acid TRAP transporter substrate-binding protein SiaP encodes MLKKLTIAFAASAAALLAATTSGMAQTKLKWAHVYETSEPFHTASVWAAGEIGKRTNGRYQIDVYPASQLGKETDINQGLSLGSVDMIISGSSFAAKSFPPIGVTYYPYTFRDADHLLAYTKSDVFKELTKGYEDKTGHRIVAVTYYGVRHTSSNKPIKTCADMKGLKIRVPDVPAYLAMPRACGANTAPIAFAEVYLALQNGTVEAQENPLTTIEAKKFYEVQKHIVLTGHIVDHLNTVVSGALWKKLSEEDRKIFTDVAQEAAAKATAEIKTNEAKLVDFFKQKGLTVTEVNKDEFRDTVLKTVSFESFDYRKADWERIQAVK; translated from the coding sequence GTGTTGAAGAAATTGACGATTGCATTCGCGGCGTCTGCTGCTGCGTTGTTGGCCGCGACCACTTCCGGCATGGCGCAGACCAAGCTGAAATGGGCGCACGTTTACGAAACCTCGGAGCCGTTCCACACCGCTTCCGTCTGGGCCGCCGGCGAAATCGGCAAGCGCACCAATGGGCGTTACCAGATCGACGTCTATCCGGCCTCGCAGCTCGGCAAGGAAACCGACATCAACCAGGGGCTTTCGCTGGGCTCGGTCGACATGATCATTTCGGGCTCGAGCTTCGCGGCCAAGAGCTTCCCGCCGATCGGCGTGACCTACTATCCCTACACCTTCCGCGACGCCGACCATCTCCTGGCCTATACCAAGAGCGACGTCTTCAAGGAGCTTACGAAGGGCTACGAGGACAAGACCGGCCATCGCATCGTGGCAGTGACTTACTACGGCGTGCGTCACACCTCGTCGAACAAGCCGATCAAGACCTGCGCCGACATGAAGGGCCTCAAGATTCGCGTGCCTGACGTGCCGGCCTATCTCGCGATGCCGCGCGCCTGCGGCGCCAACACCGCGCCGATCGCCTTTGCCGAGGTCTATCTCGCGCTGCAGAACGGCACCGTTGAAGCCCAGGAAAATCCGCTCACCACCATCGAGGCCAAGAAGTTCTATGAGGTGCAGAAGCACATCGTGCTGACCGGCCACATCGTCGATCATCTCAACACCGTGGTCTCCGGCGCGCTCTGGAAAAAGCTGTCTGAGGAAGACCGCAAGATCTTCACCGACGTCGCGCAGGAAGCGGCGGCGAAGGCGACTGCCGAGATCAAGACCAACGAAGCCAAGCTGGTCGATTTCTTCAAGCAGAAGGGCCTGACGGTGACCGAGGTCAACAAGGACGAATTCCGCGACACCGTGCTCAAGACCGTCAGCTTCGAGAGCTTCGACTACCGCAAGGCCGACTGGGAACGCATCCAGGCGGTGAAGTAA
- a CDS encoding TRAP transporter small permease — translation MSTVEVHKQITADEIAHTFEDEVPKGADLRGYAPEDWLALVIFWIMALSVFLQFFTRYVLNDSYAWTEEIATYCLIGVVFIGSAMCVRLSRHIQVDLVFRYLPHLPARALSTVIDVIRIAFFGYAIKLVWQFIQIIGDERMTTIKFQKGFVYYAVLLGFALMFARSIQIAVENWRRGYSILERPGAFDGTEG, via the coding sequence ATGTCGACGGTTGAAGTGCACAAGCAGATCACGGCGGATGAGATCGCCCATACGTTCGAGGACGAGGTCCCCAAGGGCGCCGACCTCAGGGGATATGCGCCCGAGGACTGGCTGGCGCTCGTGATCTTCTGGATCATGGCGCTGTCCGTCTTTCTGCAGTTCTTCACACGCTATGTGCTCAACGACAGTTATGCCTGGACCGAGGAGATCGCGACCTACTGCCTGATCGGCGTGGTCTTCATCGGCTCGGCAATGTGCGTTCGGCTGTCGCGGCATATCCAGGTCGATCTGGTCTTCCGCTATCTGCCGCATTTGCCGGCGCGCGCGCTTTCGACGGTCATCGACGTGATCCGTATCGCGTTCTTCGGATACGCCATCAAACTGGTCTGGCAATTCATCCAGATCATCGGCGATGAGCGGATGACCACGATCAAGTTTCAAAAAGGTTTTGTGTACTACGCCGTGCTGCTCGGCTTCGCGCTGATGTTTGCGCGCTCGATCCAGATCGCGGTCGAGAACTGGCGGCGGGGCTACTCGATTCTGGAGCGCCCGGGCGCCTTCGACGGAACGGAAGGGTAG
- a CDS encoding TRAP transporter large permease, which yields MLLLLGGFLLLMLVGLPVALAMAVSSLVYILVTGITPDVTLAQRMIAGVESFPLLAVPFFILAGNLMNIAGVTGRIYKFAVALVGWMRGGLGHVNIVGSVIFSGMSGTAIADAAGLGTIEIKAMKDHGYSTEFAVGVTAASATLGPIIPPSLPFVIYGMMANVSIGALFLGGVIPGVVMTLAMMATVAYFAHKNGWGSDTPFSWPQIGSAALEIFIVLAFPLVVWLLVVAGLSVNLAVGIGLIALLALDWYFDFSAVMALMAPVILIGGMTLGWFTPTEAAVAAVIWSLFLGLVRYRSMTLQTVAKATFDTIETTASVLFIVTAASIFAWLLTVSQAAQTLTDAMLGITQNKWVFLLLANILILFVGCFIDTIAAITILVPILLPIVLKLGIDPIHFGLIMTLNLMIGLLHPPLGMVLFVLARVAKLSVERTTMAILPWLVPLLLALIAITYIPELTLWLPKYMGLSK from the coding sequence ATGCTGCTGCTGCTTGGGGGATTTCTGCTGCTGATGCTGGTTGGCCTGCCGGTCGCGCTGGCGATGGCGGTGTCGTCGCTGGTGTATATTCTCGTCACCGGCATCACGCCCGACGTGACGCTGGCGCAGCGCATGATCGCGGGCGTCGAGAGCTTTCCGCTGCTGGCCGTGCCGTTCTTCATCCTGGCCGGCAATCTCATGAACATCGCGGGCGTGACGGGGCGCATCTACAAGTTCGCGGTCGCGCTGGTGGGGTGGATGCGCGGCGGTCTCGGCCACGTCAATATCGTGGGCTCGGTGATCTTTTCCGGCATGTCCGGCACCGCGATCGCGGACGCCGCAGGCCTCGGCACCATCGAGATCAAGGCGATGAAGGATCACGGCTACTCGACCGAGTTTGCCGTTGGCGTCACCGCGGCGTCCGCGACGCTCGGCCCGATCATTCCGCCGTCGCTGCCGTTCGTGATCTACGGCATGATGGCGAACGTCTCGATCGGTGCGCTGTTCCTCGGCGGCGTGATCCCCGGCGTGGTCATGACCTTGGCCATGATGGCGACGGTGGCCTATTTCGCCCACAAGAACGGCTGGGGCAGCGATACGCCGTTCTCCTGGCCGCAAATCGGCTCAGCCGCTCTCGAGATCTTCATCGTTCTCGCATTTCCGCTGGTGGTCTGGCTGCTGGTCGTAGCCGGTCTCTCGGTGAACCTGGCGGTTGGCATCGGCCTCATCGCGTTGCTGGCGCTGGACTGGTATTTCGATTTCTCCGCCGTGATGGCGCTGATGGCGCCTGTCATCCTGATCGGCGGCATGACGCTCGGCTGGTTCACGCCGACCGAAGCCGCGGTCGCAGCCGTGATCTGGTCGCTGTTCCTCGGGCTCGTGCGTTATCGCTCGATGACGCTGCAGACCGTAGCCAAAGCGACGTTCGACACCATCGAGACCACGGCATCGGTGCTGTTCATCGTCACCGCGGCCTCGATCTTTGCGTGGCTGCTGACGGTGTCGCAGGCCGCGCAGACCCTGACCGACGCCATGCTCGGGATCACCCAGAACAAATGGGTGTTCCTGCTGCTTGCCAACATCCTGATCCTGTTCGTCGGCTGCTTCATCGACACCATCGCCGCCATCACCATCCTGGTGCCGATCCTGCTGCCGATCGTTCTGAAACTGGGCATCGACCCCATTCATTTCGGCCTGATCATGACGCTGAACCTGATGATTGGGCTCCTTCACCCGCCACTCGGCATGGTGCTGTTCGTGCTCGCGCGCGTGGCGAAGCTTTCCGTCGAGCGCACGACGATGGCGATCCTGCCGTGGCTGGTGCCGCTGCTGTTGGCGCTCATCGCCATCACCTACATCCCGGAGCTGACGCTCTGGCTACCGAAGTATATGGGACTCTCAAAATGA
- a CDS encoding L-idonate 5-dehydrogenase yields MTSMVLAATLFGPEDLRMVERPLDPLASGMVRIRFGAGGICGSDMHYYRHARTGDFVVTSPLVLGHEIAGEVVEIGSSASDVKVGDRVALNPSRWCAHCKPCRENRPNLCENIFFMGSASKTPHMQGGFASYFDAVPAQCVKIPDHVTYQAAALAEPLAVCLHAVARAGDITGKRAVLFGAGPIGLLTMLAAQRAGIAETTVVEIAAAPLAFATRLGANHVVDISGGEEALKAQAAASPFDVAFEVSGTAAGLASAIGTVRRGGVVVQVGNLPGGQIPVPANAVMAKEIDLRGSFRFGAEFFTAVELIADGSVDVLSLVTAQRPLSVAPDAVRLALDRSQSVKVVLTA; encoded by the coding sequence ATGACATCGATGGTTTTGGCCGCAACGCTGTTCGGCCCGGAAGATCTGCGCATGGTCGAGCGGCCGCTCGATCCGTTGGCGTCAGGCATGGTGCGGATTCGTTTCGGCGCCGGCGGCATCTGCGGCTCCGACATGCATTACTACCGCCATGCCCGCACCGGCGATTTCGTCGTGACCTCGCCGCTGGTGCTCGGCCACGAGATCGCGGGCGAGGTGGTCGAGATCGGAAGCTCTGCGTCAGACGTGAAGGTCGGCGATCGCGTCGCCCTCAATCCGTCGCGCTGGTGCGCCCATTGCAAGCCGTGCCGCGAGAACCGGCCCAATCTCTGCGAGAACATCTTTTTCATGGGCTCGGCCTCGAAGACTCCGCATATGCAGGGCGGCTTTGCGTCCTACTTCGACGCCGTCCCGGCGCAATGCGTGAAGATTCCCGATCATGTGACGTATCAGGCGGCGGCGCTGGCCGAGCCGCTGGCGGTGTGCCTGCATGCGGTCGCCCGCGCCGGTGACATCACCGGCAAGCGCGCGGTGCTGTTCGGTGCCGGTCCCATCGGCTTGCTGACCATGCTGGCGGCGCAGCGCGCAGGGATCGCGGAGACGACCGTCGTCGAAATTGCCGCGGCGCCGCTGGCATTTGCCACGAGGCTTGGCGCCAACCATGTCGTCGATATCTCCGGCGGCGAGGAGGCGCTGAAGGCGCAAGCCGCAGCGTCTCCGTTCGACGTGGCGTTCGAAGTCTCGGGAACGGCAGCGGGCCTGGCCAGCGCCATCGGCACCGTCAGGCGCGGCGGCGTCGTGGTCCAGGTCGGCAATCTGCCGGGCGGGCAGATCCCGGTGCCGGCGAATGCTGTCATGGCCAAGGAGATCGACCTGCGCGGCTCGTTCCGCTTCGGGGCGGAATTCTTCACCGCGGTCGAACTGATCGCCGACGGCAGCGTCGACGTGCTTTCGCTGGTGACGGCCCAACGCCCGCTTTCGGTCGCGCCCGACGCGGTGCGGCTGGCGCTCGACCGCTCGCAGAGCGTCAAGGTCGTGCTGACAGCTTGA
- the uxuA gene encoding mannonate dehydratase: MLQGWRWYGPNDPVSLDDIRQAGATDVVTALHQVPIGEAWTRAAVEERKSLIENGQPGRSPLTWSVVESIPIPDDVKRLGGGATRSIEAWIASLEAVAAAGIKIICYNFMPVVDWCRTDLEWELPNGAKAMRFDQERFAAFDLHILQRPEALAEYSEAARRRAKEVYSGMTQADIDVLVTNIASALPGSTTDPLTIPQFRDRLQQYRGIDSAVLRQHLSEFLARVTPVAEQLGVTLTLHPDDPPRPLFGLPRIASSAEDYQALFDAVPSKANGICFCTGSLGVRAENDLPAIAKRFAPRIGFAHLRATKREGDGLSFFESDHLDGDVDMIAVLKALLTENRKRSSNDQIVFRPDHGHRMLDDLAETKRTNPGYTAIGRLRGLAELRGAIRAVEHAG; encoded by the coding sequence ATGCTGCAGGGATGGCGGTGGTACGGGCCCAATGATCCCGTCTCGCTCGACGATATCCGTCAGGCCGGCGCGACGGACGTGGTGACGGCGCTGCACCAGGTGCCGATCGGCGAAGCGTGGACGCGCGCCGCGGTCGAGGAGCGCAAGAGCCTGATCGAGAACGGCCAGCCCGGCCGTTCGCCGCTGACCTGGTCGGTGGTGGAATCGATTCCGATCCCCGATGACGTCAAGCGGCTCGGCGGCGGCGCGACTCGCTCGATCGAGGCCTGGATCGCGAGCCTCGAGGCGGTGGCTGCCGCCGGCATCAAGATCATCTGCTACAACTTCATGCCCGTCGTGGACTGGTGCCGCACCGATCTCGAATGGGAACTGCCGAACGGCGCCAAGGCGATGCGCTTCGACCAGGAACGGTTCGCGGCGTTCGATCTGCATATCCTGCAGCGTCCGGAAGCGCTGGCCGAATACTCCGAGGCCGCGCGGCGTCGCGCCAAGGAGGTCTATTCAGGGATGACGCAGGCCGATATCGATGTCCTCGTCACCAATATCGCCAGCGCGCTGCCGGGCTCCACGACCGATCCGCTGACGATCCCGCAATTCCGCGACCGCCTGCAGCAATATCGCGGCATCGATTCCGCGGTGCTGCGCCAGCACCTCAGCGAATTCCTCGCGCGCGTGACGCCGGTCGCCGAGCAGCTTGGGGTGACGCTGACGCTGCATCCGGACGATCCGCCGCGGCCGCTGTTCGGCCTGCCGCGCATTGCGTCCTCGGCGGAGGATTACCAGGCGCTGTTCGATGCCGTGCCCTCAAAAGCCAACGGCATCTGCTTCTGCACCGGCTCGCTCGGCGTGCGCGCCGAGAACGATCTGCCCGCGATTGCCAAGCGCTTCGCGCCAAGGATCGGCTTTGCGCACCTGCGCGCGACCAAGCGGGAAGGCGACGGCCTGTCGTTTTTCGAGTCCGATCATCTCGACGGTGACGTCGACATGATCGCGGTGCTCAAGGCGTTGCTCACCGAGAACCGCAAGCGTTCATCGAACGATCAGATTGTGTTCCGGCCCGATCACGGCCATCGCATGCTCGACGATCTCGCGGAAACCAAGCGCACCAATCCCGGCTATACCGCAATCGGTCGGCTGCGCGGGCTAGCTGAATTGCGCGGCGCCATCCGCGCCGTCGAACACGCCGGCTAG
- a CDS encoding IS701 family transposase yields the protein MVDTRSKWEDELGRWLKPFLDRLGHKARRRMCPLYVSGLIGPGDRKSVQPMAARLAPNDYDQLHHFIADGVWDAAPLESELLVQADRLVGGKDAVLVIDDTAMPKKGDRSVGVAPQYASSLGKTANCQTLVSLTLARGEVPVMVALRLFIPESWTSNPVRLKRAGVPVEHRAARTKPEIALAEIDRVMAAGMRFGCVLADAGYGLSAPFRQGLTTRGLAWAVGIPRHLKVYPVEVKLIWPVAGRGRPRKRHIPDILSRAAEDMLANAKWQNVSWRNGTKGRLEARFAAVRVRTADGPPQRIKDMGQQHLPGDEAWLIGEHRTSGEKKYYLANLPAKTNLRTLAATIKARWICEQAHQQLKEELGLDHFEGRSWQGLHRHALMTMIAYAFLQHRRLAQAGRKKKNQWSTASAEPAGRTPGHRRSHRSTTTSAMPVLQKTNRRKAAA from the coding sequence ATGGTGGACACGAGGTCGAAGTGGGAAGACGAGCTTGGACGCTGGCTCAAGCCATTCCTGGATCGTTTAGGTCACAAGGCACGGCGGCGGATGTGTCCGCTGTATGTTTCGGGACTGATTGGACCGGGTGATCGCAAGAGCGTCCAGCCGATGGCGGCGCGGCTGGCACCGAACGACTATGATCAGTTGCACCATTTCATCGCTGATGGCGTCTGGGATGCGGCGCCATTGGAGTCAGAATTGCTCGTTCAGGCCGATCGCCTCGTCGGCGGCAAAGATGCGGTGCTGGTCATCGACGACACAGCGATGCCGAAGAAGGGCGATCGTTCGGTTGGTGTCGCTCCGCAATATGCCTCGTCTCTCGGCAAGACGGCCAATTGCCAAACATTGGTGTCGCTGACGCTTGCGCGGGGTGAAGTGCCGGTAATGGTGGCATTACGTCTCTTCATTCCAGAGAGTTGGACGAGCAACCCGGTGCGTTTGAAGCGTGCGGGCGTTCCAGTCGAGCACCGCGCAGCGCGGACCAAGCCAGAGATCGCCTTGGCGGAGATCGATCGCGTGATGGCAGCCGGTATGCGCTTCGGCTGTGTGCTGGCGGATGCCGGTTACGGCCTCAGCGCGCCGTTCCGTCAGGGGCTCACGACACGCGGCCTGGCCTGGGCCGTCGGTATCCCTCGTCACCTGAAGGTGTATCCGGTCGAGGTTAAACTGATCTGGCCGGTTGCCGGTCGGGGCCGTCCCCGCAAGCGGCACATTCCGGATATCCTATCGAGGGCGGCCGAAGATATGCTGGCCAATGCCAAGTGGCAAAATGTGAGTTGGCGAAACGGTACCAAGGGCCGGCTGGAAGCTCGCTTCGCCGCTGTTCGCGTGCGAACCGCCGATGGGCCACCTCAGCGGATCAAGGACATGGGCCAGCAGCATCTTCCGGGGGACGAAGCCTGGCTCATCGGCGAACACAGGACGTCGGGAGAGAAGAAATATTATCTCGCCAATCTGCCGGCCAAGACGAATCTGCGCACGTTAGCTGCCACGATCAAAGCCCGATGGATTTGCGAACAGGCCCATCAGCAGTTGAAAGAGGAACTCGGGCTTGATCACTTCGAGGGAAGATCCTGGCAAGGCCTCCATCGTCACGCGCTCATGACCATGATCGCTTACGCATTCCTCCAGCATCGGCGTCTCGCACAAGCGGGGCGGAAAAAAAAGAATCAATGGTCCACCGCCTCAGCCGAGCCTGCCGGCCGTACGCCAGGCCATCGTCGATCTCATCGTTCAACCACGACCTCAGCGATGCCCGTACTGCAGAAGACAAATCGGCGAAAAGCAGCGGCGTGA